The proteins below come from a single Aptenodytes patagonicus chromosome 2, bAptPat1.pri.cur, whole genome shotgun sequence genomic window:
- the EXOG gene encoding nuclease EXOG, mitochondrial, whose amino-acid sequence MAAFPRHRRFLGGFVCGAAAGAAASCWAAWRLLRSQSQPELVPGRALPEEPVEESLLEKYGFPEAGTETRYYTNHALSYDQAKRVPRWVIEHISKQKTLGNADRRHCKFRPDPNIPLMFSAVNEDYLGSGWSRGHMAPAGDNKFSTRAMDETFYLSNIVPQNYENNAGFWNRMEMYCRELTERFEDVWVVSGPLTLPQTNDDGKKRVTYQVIGKDDVAVPSHLYKVILARRSRTSTEPLVLGAFVVPNDPIGFSHQLTEFQVNIEDLEKMSGLVFFPPVDKTKDVKNICEVDTCKLMGFKEFTLYITARKVQSARTLHRLEKAMSELREAGIEPDEYLLKLHKKKEEELLQEKQVAAREGKAG is encoded by the exons ATGGCGGCCTTCCCTCGCCACCGCCGCTTTCTGGGCGGCTTCGTctgcggggccgcggcgggcgccgccgcgTCGTGCTGGGCTGCGTGGCGGCTCCTCCGCAGCCAGAGCCAGCCGGAGCTGGTGCCTGGGCGAGCCCTGCCGGAGG aaCCAGTAGAAGAGTCTCTGCTGGAAAAATACGGATTCCCTGAAGCTGGAACAGAGACCAGATATTACACAAATCATGCACTGTCTTATGACCAGGCAAAACGGGTGCCTAGATGGGTGATTGAacatatttcaaaacagaagacaCTGG GCAATGCAGACCGAAGGCACTGTAAATTCAGACCAGATCCTAACATCCCCCTAATGTTTAGTGCTGTCAATGAAGACTACCTTGGGAGCGGATGGTCACGAGGACACATGGCACCAGCGGGAGATAACAAATTTTCaaca AGAGCTATGGACGAAACGTTTTATCTGTCTAACATTGTGCCTCAGAATTATGAAAATAATGCTGGATTTTGGAACAG AATGGAAATGTATTGTCGGGAATTGACCGAGAGATTTGAGGATGTTTGGGTAGTTTCTGGACCTCTGACCTTGCCTCAAACAAATGATGATGGAAAGAAGAGAGTTACTTATCAG GTAATCGGAAAGGATGATGTAGCTGTGCCATCCCACCTATACAAGGTCATCCTTGCCAGACGGAGCAGAACGTCTACAGAGCCCTTGGTACTGGGGGCTTTTGTGGTGCCAAATGATCCCATAGGCTTCAGTCACCAGCTGACTGAGTTCCAAGTAAATATTGAAGATCTGGAAAAAATGTCAGGTTTAGTTTTCTTCCCCCCGGTGGACAAAAccaaagatgttaaaaatatctGTGAGGTGGATACCTGTAAACTGATGGGCTTCAAGGAATTTACATTGTACATCACTGCTCGAAAAGTGCAGAGTGCCCGTACGTTGCACCGGTTGGAGAAAGCTATGTCGGAGTTAAGGGAGGCAGGAATTGAGCCTGATGAATATCTTCTAAAGCTTcacaagaagaaggaagaagaactACTGCAGGAAAAACAAGTAGCAGCTAGAGAGGGGAAAGCTGGCTGA